The Solanum lycopersicum chromosome 6, SLM_r2.1 genome has a window encoding:
- the LOC101262430 gene encoding piriformospora indica-insensitive protein 2-like: MLLQLVLVGVYIVMYKGVADASISPMEKHEKEALYSAIQGFVGNEWNGSFLYPDPCGWTTIQGVSCDFSNGLWHVTDLTIGDLYDNSLRCSQAAKFTEHLFKLKHLKRLFFSNCFLSDQHKSIPISNWDSLANSLESLEFRSNPGLIGTIPTSFGYLKNLQSLVLLENELKGEIPEALGNLTKLKRLVLAGNNFIGPIPTSLGRLTNLLILDTSRNFLSGALPVTIGDLSSLIKLDLSNNRLHGKLPREIGGLKSLTLLDLSHNNFSDGLPQTIQEMDSLQQLVLSDNPIGDYVTRIQWRNMKNLEMLDLSNMGLKGNIPNSMTEMKKLRFLSLSNNVLSGTIPSKFEKISTINALYLDGNDFTGKLEFSQRFYTKLRSRFRASGNVKLCLSLELTSTSHVPEGVKQCEQDNTVDSKDSDSNLKYDQNSQHIIVSLGHSGHVVSRFTFCYVARIILMSLPWVVFL, translated from the exons atgTTACTTCAGCTTGTTCTTGTTGGGGTATATATTGTTATGTACAAAGGTGTAGCAGATGCTTCTATATCTCCAATGGAGAAACATGAAAAAGAGGCATTGTACTCTGCTATTCAAGGTTTTGTTGGAAATGAGTGGAATGGTTCATTTCTTTATCCCGATCCTTGTGGCTGGACAACAATTCAG GGAGTATCATGTGATTTCTCCAATGGCTTGTGGCACGTAACAGATTTAACTATTGGAGACCTATATGACAATTCCCTTCGTTGCTCCCAAGCTGCAAAGTTCACAGAACACTTGTTTAAACTCAAGCATCTAAAGAGACTTTTCTTCTCAAATTGCTTCCTCTCAGATCAGCACAAATCAATTCCCATATCAAATTGGGATAGTCTCGCGAACAGCCTTGAATCGTTGGAGTTCCGATCAAATCCTGGTCTTATCGGGACAATTCCCACAAgttttggctaccttaagaatCTTCAATCTTTAGTACTACTGGAAAATGAACTGAAAGGAGAAATACCAGAAGCTTTGGGCAATTTAACTAAGCTAAAGCGCCTCGTTTTGGCAGGCAACAATTTTATTGGTCCTATTCCGACTAGTCTAGGAAGATTGACAAATCTTTTGATACTTGACACAAGCAGGAATTTTCTATCTGGTGCATTACCTGTGACTATTGGTGATTTATCTTCGCTCATAAAGCTCGACTTGAGCAACAATCGATTACATGGAAAATTGCCTCGAGAAATTGGAGGACTAAAGAGTCTGACACTACTTGATCTCAGCCACAATAATTTCTCTGATGGTTTGCCACAGACAATTCAAGAAATGGATTCCTTACAACAACTCGTGTTATCTGACAATCCGATAGGCGATTATGTTACAAGAATTCAATGGAGGAATATGAAAAACTTGGAAATGTTGGATCTTTCAAACATGGGATTGAAAGGGAACATACCAAATTCCATGACAGAAATGAAGAAACTGAGATTCCTCAGCCTCAGTAATAACGTTCTTTCAGGAACTATTCCATCAAAATTCGAGAAAATATCAACGATTAATGCTCTATACTTGGATGGAAATGATTTCACAGGGAAGCTTGAATTTTCACAAAGGTTTTATACAAAACTAAGGAGTCGTTTTCGAGCTTCAGGTAATGTGAAACTCTGTTTGTCCCTCGAGTTAACGTCAACAAGTCATGTTCCAGAAGGAGTAAAACAATGTGAACAAGATAACACAGTAGATAGTAAAGATTCAGATTCCAATTTAAAATACGATCAAAATTCCCAGCATATTATAGTTTCTTTGGGGCATTCAGGACATGTCGTTAGTCGTTTTACATTTTGTTATGTTGCAAGAATAATACTTATGTCTCTTCCATGGGTcgtatttttataa
- the LOC101265740 gene encoding protein MIZU-KUSSEI 1, which yields MKTIMAKSSQDLSSKKQFNWTTKVSNEEEQHEVVEEDASLKIASNTNNTKDGKTDSIKISPLKLPQGSITKSPSLNTIHEEKTDDAKLIQESETSASASASTRRKAVVAKLKSVLTSLGKNRGNLQPGLGTKVVGTLFGHKNGHVHFAFQKDANSQPAFLVELATPISGLVHEMSSGLVRIALECDKTDEKKSTRLIDEPLWRTYCNGKKCGFATTRECGPKELQILKAVEPISMGVGVLPRNEDESDECDSGDVMYMRAKFERVVGSRDSEAFYMMNPDCDGAAELSIYLLRV from the coding sequence ATGAAGACAATCATGGCAAAGAGTTCCCAAGATTTGTCCTCTAAGAAACAGTTCAACTGGACAACTAAAGTGAGCAATGAAGAAGAACAACATGaagtagttgaagaagatgcATCTCTTAAAATCGCATCAAACACAAACAACACGAAAGATGGAAAAACAGATAGCATTAAGATATCTCCTTTGAAACTCCCACAAGGCTCAATAACCAAATCTCCTTCTTTAAACACCATCCATGAAGAGAAGACAGACGATGCAAAGTTAATTCAGGAATCAGAAACATCAGCTTCAGCATCTGCATCAACAAGGAGAAAAGCAGTAGTAGCCAAGCTGAAATCAGTACTAACATCACTTGGTAAAAACAGAGGAAATCTCCAACCAGGCTTGGGAACCAAAGTTGTAGGTACACTTTTCGGGCACAAAAACGGGCATGTACATTTTGCATTTCAGAAGGATGCCAATTCACAACCAGCCTTCTTGGTAGAACTGGCGACTCCCATAAGTGGACTAGTCCACGAAATGTCATCGGGGTTGGTTAGGATTGCATTGGAATGTGATAAGACAGACGAGAAGAAATCAACTAGGCTCATCGATGAGCCTTTGTGGAGGACTTATTGTAATGGGAAGAAATGTGGTTTTGCAACAACAAGGGAATGTGGTCCAAAGGAACTGCAGATTCTGAAAGCTGTGGAGCCTATCTCTATGGGAGTTGGTGTTTTACCGCGGAATGAAGATGAGAGCGATGAATGTGATTCAGGGGATGTGATGTACATGAGGGCTAAATTTGAAAGAGTTGTGGGGTCTAGAGATTCAGAGGCATTTTACATGATGAATCCTGATTGTGATGGAGCTGCTGAACTTAGTATTTACTTGCTCCGAGTCTAG
- the LOC101265446 gene encoding protein Dr1 homolog — MEPMDIVGKTKEDASLPKATMTKIIKEMLPPDVRVARDTQDLLIECCVEFINLISSESNEVCNREEKRTIAPEHVLKALQVLGFGEYIEEVYAAYEQHKLETMDTVRAGKCSNGAEMTEEEALAEQQRMFAEARARMNGGVTGPPKQQDSEAEQTLNS; from the exons ATGGAACCTATGGATATCGTTGGTAAAACAAAGGAAGACGCTTCACTTCCAAAAG CAACTATGACAAAAATTATCAAAGAAATGTTGCCCCCAGATGTTCGTGTTGCCCGAGATACTCAAGATCTTTTGATTGAATGTTGTGTAG AGTTCATTAATCTTATCTCATCAGAATCCAATGAAGTTTGTAATAGAGAAGAGAAACGAACAATCGCACCCGAACATGTACTCAAGGCTTTACAG GTTCTTGGTTTTGGGGAATATATTGAAGAAGTCTATGCTGCATATGAACAACACAAGCTAGAGACCATG GACACTGTGAGAGCTGGAAAGTGCAGTAATGGAGCTGAAATGACTGAAGAAGAAGCATTAGCTGAGCAACAGAGGATGTTTGCTGAGGCGCGTGCAAGGATGAATGGTGGTGTTACAGGTCCCCCCAAGCAGCAAGATTCAGAAGCAGAGCAAACCTTGAATAGCTAA
- the LOC101265140 gene encoding tetraspanin-8-like yields MKNKHYVTKNKKLIRFLRSIPEKSDHSILIHIIIIFFSKIKKLKKKMVRVSNFVISLVNVLTFMVAMMALGFGLWFKADEAKSLCQKSLYMPLLIFGASLLVLSLMGLIGSCCRASFFLWIYLFFLFMFIVGMICLSIFTILVTNKSVAKALSGKGGNDAKFGDWGNWLEKHVVNDQNWDDIKSCMATFRYCQMIPRGKPADFYKYNLPAAQSSCCKPPTYCGFEFKNATFWTMPKTGPAVPDSDCKTWNNAQNELCFNCRSCKASFLETIQKNWNKMAILNFCVFVFIIIIYSIGCCALRNNRSKGYGPYA; encoded by the exons atgaaaaataaacacTACGTaacaaagaacaaaaaattgatCAGATTTCTTAGGTCGATTCCTGAGAAATCCGATCATTCCATATTAATTcacattattatcatttttttttcaaaaataaaaaaattgaaaaaaaaaatggttcGTGTTAGCAATTTCGTTATTTCACTTGTTAACGTATTAACCTTTATGGTTGCAATGATGGCTTTAGGATTTGGACTTTGGTTTAAAGCTGATGAAGCTAAAAGCCTTTGtcaaaaatcattatatatgCCTTTGCTTATATTTGGGGCTTCACTTCTTGTGCTTTCATTAATGGGATTAATTGGATCTTGTTGCAGAGCTTCGTTTTTTCTGtggatttatttgttttttctgtTTATGTTCATCGTTGGTATGATTTGCTTATCGATTTTCACTATTTTGGTGACGAATAAAAGTGTTGCTAAAGCATTGTCTGGTAAAGGTGGAAATGATGCTAAATTTGGAGATTGGGGAAATTGGTTGGAGAAACATGTTGTGAATGATCAAAATTGGGATGATATTAAGAGTTGTATGGCAACTTTCAGATATTGTCAAATGATTCCTCGAGGCAAACCTGCTGATTTCTACAAATATAACCTCCCAGCTGCTCAg TCGAGTTGTTGCAAACCACCTACTTACTGCGGCTTTGAGTTCAAAAACGCAACATTCTGGACGATGCCTAAAACAGGGCCAGCAGTGCCAGACAGTGACTGCAAAACTTGGAACAATGCACAAAATGAGCTCTGTTTCAACTGTCGTTCATGCAAAGCATCATTCCTCGAAACAATTCAGAAAAATTGGAACAAAATGGCAATATTAAACTTTTGtgtatttgtttttataattattatttactcAATTGGCTGCTGTGCTTTGAGGAATAACAGATCAAAGGGATACGGGCCATAcgcataa
- the LOC101264833 gene encoding uncharacterized protein, whose amino-acid sequence MGCSISGLNGLYDAVNGGGDVWINENRFKIIRQLGEGGFAYVFLVKEVLSDPSNPGISKKFKDPSHISDDGTYAMKKVLIQNSEQLEMVREEIRVSSLFSHPNLLPLLDHAIISVKVAQDQSLKHEAYLLFPVHLDGTLLDNAKTMNAKKEFFSTSDVLQIFRQLCAGLKHMHSLDPSYAHNDVKPGNVLLTHRKGQPPLAILMDFGSARPARRQIRSRSEALQLQEWAAEHVSAPFRAPELWDCPSQCDVDERTDIWSLGCTLYAIMYGVSPFEYALGESGGSLQLAIVNAQIKWPTKPKSPYPEGLHQFVTWMLQPQATVRPRIDDILIHVDKLISKFSH is encoded by the exons ATGGGATGCTCGATCTCAGGGTTGAATGGGTTATACGACGCCGTTAATGGCGGAGGTGATGTTTGGATCAATGAGAACCGGTTCAAGATCATTCGGCAGCTCGGTGAAGGTGGTTTTGCCTATGTCTTCCTTGTTAAAGAAGTCCTTTCTGATCCTTCTAACCCTGGAATTTCCAAGAAATTCAAAGACCCTTCTCACATCTCAG ATGACGGAACTTATGCCATGAAAAAAGTTCTTATTCAGAATAGTGAACAGCTGGAGATGGTGAGGGAGGAGATTCGTGTTTCATCTCTATTTAGTCATCCCAACCTGCTTCCTCTTCTTGATCATGCTATCATTTCGGTCAAG GTTGCACAAGATCAGTCTTTGAAGCATGAAGCTTATTTGTTATTTCCAGTTCATTTGGATGGGACATTACTGGATAATGCCAAGACGATGAATGCCAAGAAGGAGTTCTTTTCTACTTCAGATGTTCTTCAAATATTTCGCCAG CTTTGTGCAGGACTCAAACATATGCATAGCTTGGATCCTTCTTATGCACATAATGATGTCAAACCTGGTAATGTCCTTTTAACCCACAGAAAAGGACAGCCACCACTGGCAATATTAATGGATTTTGGAAGTGCACGTCCTGCAAGAAGGCAAATTCGCTCTCGTTCAGAGGCCCTTCAATTGCAG GAATGGGCAGCTGAGCATGTGTCAGCACCTTTCCGAGCACCTGAATTATGGGATTGCCCAAGCCAATGTGACGTTGATGAAAGGACTGATATCTGGTCACTAGGTTGCACTTTATATGCAATAAT GTATGGGGTATCTCCTTTTGAGTATGCACTTGGAGAATCTGGTGGGAGTTTGCAGCTGGCTATTGTTAATGCACAAATAAAGTGGCCAACTAAGCCTAAGTCTCCATATCCAGAGGGCCTACATCAGTTTGTGACATGGATGCTTCAGCCTCAAGCAACAGTTCGACCTCGGATAGATGATATCCTAATCCATGTCGACAAATTGATCTCGAAGTTTTCACATTAA
- the LOC104648040 gene encoding protein SOB FIVE-LIKE 4-like, with the protein MDSNSQFFGEECNSSESGWTMYIGSPSTGDENIGDFDELEESNYNKEGRVNEDDEDCETDDSMASDASSGPISNFSRNAKSGGVDTMVNFKNQKEKGKEKNCSFISNKAAKSSMNNGYKNGDQDKVKEPIVAAKGIKGASNDGGNKVRKTICMGKGK; encoded by the coding sequence ATGGATTCTAATTCCCAATTCTTTGGAGAAGAATGTAACAGCAGTGAATCTGGATGGACAATGTACATTGGTTCTCCTTCAACTGGTGATGAAAATATTGGGGATTTTGATGAATTAGAAGAGAGTAATTATAACAAAGAAGGTCGTGTTAATGAAGACGATGAAGATTGTGAGACTGATGATTCAATGGCTTCGGATGCATCTTCAGGACCGATTAGTAATTTTTCAAGGAATGCAAAGAGTGGTGGTGTAGATACTATGGTTAATTTCAAGAATCAAAAGGAAAAGGGGAAGGAAAAAAATTGCAGCTTTATTAGCAACAAAGCAGCTAAAAGTTCAATGAACAATGGTTACAAAAATGGTGATCAAGATAAGGTAAAAGAGCCTATCGTTGCTGCAAAAGGAATTAAAGGTGCATCCAATGATGGTGGTAATAAGGTTAGGAAAACTATTTGTATGGGCAAAGGGAAGTAg